The genomic DNA TTTCAGCCGGGAATTCTTCCGGGGATTTTTTCCCGCGAGAGGGCCCCTGGAGCTCAGGTGAGCTGCAGGACCCGCTCCTCCAACCGTTGGCCCCGCGACACCCCCAGGATGAGCACCCCGGTCTGGATGAGATGACCCACGACGCGGCTGATGACTTCCTCGGGGGGATGGGCCTGGCCGTCGAAGCGCACGTGCAACACGCCCTCCGCCTCCAGGCGCGCGGAGAGCACGCCCGCGAGCGCCTCCACCTCGGGCACGAGCACGGTGCCTCGGGCCACCTGGACGCGGAACTCGGCGGCCTGGCGCGTGAGGTCCGCGAGGCTGCCCGCCTGCACCAGCCGGCCCCGATCCAGGATGGCCGCCGCGTCGCACAACTGCTCCAACTCCTGGAGGTTGTGACTGGAGACCACCACCGTCTGCTGGCCGCGCATGTCCTGGATGACCTGTCGCACCTGGTGGGCGATCTTGGGGTCCATTCCCGCCGTGGGCTCGTCGAGCAGCACCAGCGGCGGCCGGCCCATGAGCGCCTGGGCCAGGGCCACGCGCTTGGCCATGCCGTGTGACAGCGCGGGGGTCTCCACGTTCCAGGCCTCGACGAGCCCCACCTTCTCCAGGGACTCCCGCGCCTCGCGCTCGGGGGCATTCAGGCCACTGAGCCGCGCCCAGTAGGTGAGCAGGGTGCCGACCTTCCACCCACCAGGAAGGATGGCGTCCTGGGGGAGCACGCCGAGCTTGCCCTTGAGCGCGCCGTCCGCCCACGGCTCCACGTCCATCACCCGCAGGCTTCCCGCGCTCGGGCGCAGGTAGCCGCACATCATGGAGAAGGTGGTCGTCTTTCCGGCGCCATTGGGGCCGATGAGCCCGTACACTTGTCCTCGCTGGACGCGCAGACTCACCCCATCCACCGCCACCTTGGGGCCGAAGCGGCGGCTGACTCCGACGAGTTCGATCGCGATGTCGCTCACAGGTCCCTCGTGCGCAGGGCGGCGAGGGCGCCACCGAGGAAGATCACCGAGAAGACGACATACGCCGCGGCGCTGGTGGCCACCTGCGCGGTCTCCGGGGACAGGAGCCCGAGCGAGTAGCGCAGGGGTGACAGGTAGCGCGCGCTGCGCAGGGGATGGGTCTTCTCGGCCAGTGCCGTCATCCAGAGGATGAGCGAGGAGAGCAACACCGTCAGGTTGAGGATGAGGCTCACCGCGGGACTGGTC from Melittangium boletus DSM 14713 includes the following:
- a CDS encoding ABC transporter ATP-binding protein, with the translated sequence MSDIAIELVGVSRRFGPKVAVDGVSLRVQRGQVYGLIGPNGAGKTTTFSMMCGYLRPSAGSLRVMDVEPWADGALKGKLGVLPQDAILPGGWKVGTLLTYWARLSGLNAPEREARESLEKVGLVEAWNVETPALSHGMAKRVALAQALMGRPPLVLLDEPTAGMDPKIAHQVRQVIQDMRGQQTVVVSSHNLQELEQLCDAAAILDRGRLVQAGSLADLTRQAAEFRVQVARGTVLVPEVEALAGVLSARLEAEGVLHVRFDGQAHPPEEVISRVVGHLIQTGVLILGVSRGQRLEERVLQLT